A region from the Candidatus Atribacteria bacterium ADurb.Bin276 genome encodes:
- the araG_1 gene encoding Arabinose import ATP-binding protein AraG — MPDLLVMEGINKAFFGVKVLKDVQFRLHEGEVHVILGENGAGKSTLIKILSGAYTLDSGKVFLEGKEVDMTSYNPEIASRLGIATIYQNFHLVPHLTIAENISLSNFPMKKGRIDWKSVQKRARDVLENIHFSIDPNTLVKKLSVSQQQMLEIAIALSKNAKIIIMDEPTAAISKKEVETLFQLIADIKKKKVGIIYISHKLEEIKVIGDSITVLRDGRNVGTMGAKEAELNEIVSLMIGKEMKTLEKKHQYISSEVMIEFKSLRRKGFFEDISFQIGKGEIVGLTGLIGAGKTELARAIFGVDKLDAGQCFYYKREISIKNPKEAVQHGIGYLPEDRDVSGLCLNMPVKDNVTLVYLAKLKERIFGIPAEKALSQKYINQLKIKTTGVYQQVKYLSGGNKQKVIFAKWLAAHCQFLVLDEPTIGIDVGAREEIYNLIFDFVQSGERAVLFLSSDISEILSVSDRILVMSHGRLIAELDPNITTKQEIMARCLNLT, encoded by the coding sequence ATGCCCGATTTATTAGTAATGGAAGGAATCAACAAAGCATTTTTTGGTGTCAAAGTCTTAAAAGACGTTCAATTTCGTCTTCACGAGGGCGAAGTGCATGTTATTTTGGGAGAAAATGGAGCGGGGAAGTCTACACTTATCAAAATTTTAAGCGGAGCCTATACCCTTGATTCAGGGAAGGTTTTTTTAGAGGGGAAAGAAGTCGACATGACTTCTTATAACCCCGAGATTGCATCTCGTTTGGGAATTGCAACCATCTACCAGAACTTTCATCTTGTTCCTCATTTAACCATAGCGGAAAACATCTCTTTATCTAATTTTCCAATGAAAAAGGGGAGGATTGATTGGAAATCAGTTCAAAAGAGAGCGAGAGATGTTTTAGAGAATATCCATTTTTCTATTGATCCCAATACTTTAGTAAAGAAGTTGAGTGTATCACAGCAACAGATGTTGGAAATAGCTATAGCTTTATCAAAAAATGCCAAAATCATCATTATGGATGAACCAACCGCAGCAATTAGCAAAAAAGAAGTTGAGACCCTTTTTCAACTTATTGCTGATATTAAAAAGAAAAAGGTTGGTATTATATATATTTCCCATAAATTAGAAGAGATTAAAGTAATAGGTGATTCGATAACCGTTTTACGAGATGGGAGAAATGTCGGAACTATGGGAGCCAAAGAAGCAGAATTAAATGAAATTGTTAGTTTGATGATTGGTAAGGAAATGAAGACCCTGGAAAAGAAACATCAATATATTTCATCTGAAGTCATGATCGAATTTAAATCTCTTCGTCGTAAAGGATTTTTTGAAGATATTAGTTTTCAAATAGGTAAGGGTGAAATTGTTGGATTAACCGGTCTTATTGGAGCTGGAAAAACCGAATTGGCCCGGGCAATATTTGGTGTTGATAAGTTAGATGCAGGCCAATGTTTTTACTATAAAAGAGAAATCAGCATAAAGAATCCAAAGGAAGCCGTCCAACACGGTATAGGATATTTGCCGGAAGATAGGGATGTGTCTGGTTTATGTTTGAATATGCCGGTTAAAGATAACGTGACTTTAGTTTATTTAGCCAAGTTGAAAGAAAGAATATTTGGTATTCCAGCTGAAAAAGCTTTATCTCAAAAATATATTAATCAGTTAAAAATAAAAACCACTGGGGTTTATCAACAGGTTAAATATTTAAGCGGTGGCAACAAACAAAAAGTAATATTTGCCAAGTGGTTAGCTGCCCACTGTCAATTTTTGGTATTAGATGAACCTACAATCGGAATTGATGTGGGAGCACGGGAAGAGATTTATAATCTCATATTTGATTTTGTTCAATCGGGAGAGAGGGCTGTCCTATTTCTTTCCAGCGATATATCAGAGATTTTATCAGTAAGTGATCGGATTTTAGTTATGTCTCACGGACGGCTAATTGCCGAACTGGACCCAAACATCACCACCAAGCAGGAAATAATGGCTCGATGTTTAAATCTTACCTAA
- the fabG_2 gene encoding 3-oxoacyl-(acyl-carrier-protein) reductase FabG produces MPGVSGHVALITGGSRGIGRGISLRLARGGAKIVINYYQNENAAQETLEQIRSLGGEGIAFRADVSKKDQVKRMFEYIQENIGLVDILVNNAGEGQLRSKSTTTIDEEMWDRLYQVNMKGVFLCCAHALPMMIEKHWGRIINISSTAAITGGSSGSHYAATKGAIIPYSKALARDYASQGITVNVVAPGKIETDLFHATTTPEVIPQLIKKIPVGRLGRPDDIAESVFFFASEEAGFVTGQVMIVAGGYA; encoded by the coding sequence ATGCCTGGTGTAAGTGGTCATGTTGCTTTAATTACCGGTGGAAGTCGCGGTATAGGAAGGGGAATTTCTCTTCGTCTTGCCCGTGGAGGAGCAAAAATAGTTATTAATTACTATCAAAATGAAAATGCCGCTCAGGAAACACTTGAACAAATTCGTTCCTTAGGAGGTGAAGGTATAGCTTTTCGTGCTGATGTATCGAAAAAGGACCAAGTAAAGAGGATGTTTGAATACATTCAGGAGAATATCGGCCTGGTTGATATCTTGGTTAATAATGCCGGCGAGGGTCAATTACGGAGCAAATCAACCACGACTATAGACGAGGAAATGTGGGATCGCCTTTATCAAGTCAATATGAAAGGTGTTTTCTTATGCTGTGCTCATGCCCTACCAATGATGATAGAAAAACATTGGGGAAGAATTATCAATATCTCTTCAACAGCGGCTATTACTGGTGGATCTTCGGGATCACATTATGCTGCAACCAAAGGAGCTATCATTCCTTATAGTAAAGCTTTGGCTCGAGATTATGCTTCACAGGGAATTACGGTTAATGTTGTTGCCCCGGGTAAGATCGAAACTGATCTATTTCATGCCACCACTACACCTGAGGTCATTCCTCAACTCATTAAAAAAATACCTGTTGGTAGGTTAGGACGCCCTGACGATATTGCTGAAAGTGTGTTCTTTTTTGCCTCTGAAGAGGCTGGGTTTGTAACTGGACAGGTCATGATCGTTGCCGGTGGGTATGCTTAA